Proteins co-encoded in one Populus trichocarpa isolate Nisqually-1 chromosome 10, P.trichocarpa_v4.1, whole genome shotgun sequence genomic window:
- the LOC7459056 gene encoding RNA-binding motif protein 25 isoform X1, producing MAEDSSSSPSLAPGILDPNSLKTEPLNNNSNPTPQPDATMTPTPAITSYAPPPQLAPSFRPVSAPPPAAAQFYQNPSVGVPPMMPPYQVQPGVQAPRPHYAPIPNGYQGNIAPPPGIMRYPSPYPAMVRPLFPPRPPGALSVVPAVPRPLVPGIPGVRPVMYPIIRPVIPSVTPAEKPQTTVYIGKIAPSVENDFMMSLLQFCGPVKSWKRPQDPANGTPRGFGFCEFESAEGVLRALRLLTKFNIDGQELMLNVNQATKEYLERYVEKKTENSKNFKETQVADTGKEDGTGIDGKKGEFSKSSAEDSNNDSDKGNKENHDLANFGIVTDEDKAGDREAIEKLTSMIEERLKTKPLPPPPPPSLAPADGSGNSNLELPSKSRDGDTDADIMRSVEGKNDDETSSDNKAASEQDRPETSSPDRSRGYDRRSRDRDRERDLKREKEREIERYERETERERVRKEREQRRKIEEAEREYEERLRDWEYREREKEKQRQYEKERDKERERKRRKEILHDEEDEDDDSRKRWRRSALEDRRRKRLREKEDDLADRLKEEEEIAESKRRDEEEKLQEKQKDELKLLSGHVLNESEMTNLAEGPIVESKDEAIEKDYDGDSGNENLAGDEVLQNGNGDESNMALMAEPDTRHNGSAPARKLGFGLVGSGKRAAVPSVFHEEEDDDARKEKKMRPLVPIDYSTEELQAVQPAVSGAQPPNLVAAAEFAKRISNVAPKEEKPDVERERSRRSHDRSSQRDRDRNEDNINRNRDDNKEKVPERDRDRDRNRDHGLDKVKTPDKQKLLDAKQLIDMIPKTKEELFLYEINWAVYDKHELHERMRPWISKKITEFLGEEETTLVDYIVSSTQEHVKASQMLEMLQAILDDEAEMFVLKMWRMLIFEIKKVETGLSLRSKS from the exons ATGGCGGAGGATTCTTCCTCATCTCCCTCTCTCGCTCCCGGTATTCTAGACCCCAATTCCTTAAAAACTGAACCCCTAAATAACAACAGTAACCCTACACCCCAGCCCGATGCCACAATGACACCCACACCGGCGATTACCTCCTACGCGCCGCCTCCGCAGCTGGCTCCCTCATTCCGTCCAGTTTCTGCTCCCCCCCCTGCTGCTGCACAATTTTATCAAAACCCTAGCGTTGGCGTCCCCCCCATGATGCCGCCGTATCAGGTTCAGCCAGGTGTTCAGGCCCCGAGACCACACTACGCGCCCATTCCCAATGGTTATCAGGGGAATATCGCTCCCCCACCTG GAATTATGCGCTACCCCTCCCCATATCCAGCAATGGTTCGCCCCTTGTTTCCTCCACGCCCTCCTGGAGCACTTAGTGTGGTTCCAGCAGTGCCTCGACCCCTTGTTCCTGGGATTCCCGGTGTTCGCCCAGTTATGTACCCAATTATCAGGCCAGTAATTCCTTCTGTGACACCAGCTGAGAAACCACAAACCACAGTTTATATTGGCAAGATAGCACCATCCGTGGAAAATGATTTTATGATGTCCCTCCTTCAG TTTTGTGGACCTGTCAAGAGTTGGAAACGTCCTCAAGATCCTGCTAATGGAACTCCTAGAGGTTTTGGATTTTGTGAATTTGAATCTGCTGAAGGGGTTCTCCGAGCATTACGACTACTGACTAAATTTAACATTGATGGGCAAGAACTAATG TTAAATGTTAATCAAGCAACCAAAGAATATCTGGAGCGGTATGTcgaaaagaaaactgaaaactCAAAGAATTTCAAAGAGACTCAAGTAGCAGATACTGGCAAGGAGGATGGAACAGGCATTGATGGCAAGAAGGGTGAATTTTCCAAATCCTCTGCTGAGGACTCAAACAATGATAGTGACAAAGGgaacaaagaaaatcatgacCTTGCTAACTTTGGTATTGTGACTGATGAAGACAAGGCAGGTGACCGAGAGGCTATAGAGAAGCTTACTAGCATGATAGAAGAGAGGTTAAAGACCAAACCTCTACCTCCCCCTCCACCACCTTCACTAGCACCCGCAGATGGTTCTGGGAATTCAAATTTGGAATTGCCATCTAAATCAAGAGATGGTGACACCGATGCAGACATAATGAGAAGTG ttgaaggaaaaaatgatGACGAAACAAGCAGTGACAATAAAGCTGCAAGCGAACAGGACAGGCCTGAAACGAGCTCACCTGATAGGAGTAGAGGGTATGACAGGAGAAGCAGAGATAGAGACAGAGAACGAGATCTAAAACGGGAAAAAGAACGAGAAATTGAAAGATATGAAAGGGAAACAGAACGAGAGCGTGTTAGGAAAGAGAGGGAGCAAAGAAGGAAGATCGAGGAAGCTGAGCGTGAGTATGAAGAACGCCTCAGAGATTGGGAGTAtagggagagagagaaggagaaacagaggcaGTATGAGAAGGAGAGGGATAAGGAAAGAGAACGCAAACGAAGGAAGGAGATACTTCATGAcgaggaagatgaagatgatgattcgAGAAAAAGGTGGCGTAGAAGTGCTTTAGAGGATAGACGAAGGAAGAGACTACGGGAGAAGGAGGATGACTTGGCTGATAGGctcaaagaagaggaagaaattgcCGAGTCCAAGAGGAGAGACGAGGAAGAAAAGCTTCAGGAGAAACAGAAAGATGAATTGAAACTCTTGTCTGGACATGTCTTGAATGAAAGTGAAATGACCAATCTGGCAGAAGGACCTATTGTTGAAAGTAAAGATGAGGCCATTGAAAAAGACTATGATGGTGATTCTGGTAATGAAAACCTTGCAG GCGATGAGGTATTACAAAATGGTAATGGTGATGAATCAAACATGGCATTAATGGCTGAACCAGATACACGACATAATGGTAGTGCTCCTGCAAGAAAGTTGGGCTTTGGTTTAGTTGGCTCTGGAAAACGAGCTGCTGTCCCGTCTGTTTTCCATGAAGAGGAGGATGATGATGCACgtaaggagaagaagatgaggcCACTGGTTCCCATTGATTATTCAACTGAGGAGCTCCAGGCTGTCCAACCTGCTGTTTCTGGAGCACAGCCACCAAATCTTGTTGCCGCTGCAGAATTTGCAAAGCGAATATCAAATGTTGCTCCCAAAGAGGAGAAGCCTGATGTAGAGCGAGAAAGGAGCAGACGCTCTCACGATAGGTCTAGCCAGCGGGATAGGGACCGTAATGAGGACAACATTAATCGAAACAGAGATGATAACAAAGAGAAGGTTCCTGAACGGGACAGGGACAGGGACCGGAACCGAGATCATGGACTGGATAAAGTCAAGACACCAGATAAACAGAAGCTTTTGGATGCGAAGCAATTGATTGATATGATCCCAAAAACCAAGGAGGAGCTATTCTTATATGAGATAAATTGGGCTGTGTATGACAAG CATGAGCTTCATGAGAGAATGAGACCTTGGATATCAAAGAAGATTACAGAGTTCTTGGGAGAGGAAGAAACCACGTTGGTTGATTATATTGTATCGAGTACTCAGGAACATGTGAAGGCATCTCAAATGCTGGAGATGCTTCAGGCTATATTAGATGATGAAGCTGAAATGTTTGTCCTCAAGATGTGGAGGATGCTCATCTTTGAAATTAAGAAAGTGGAAACGGGCCTTTCTCTGAGGTCAAAATCATGA
- the LOC7459056 gene encoding RNA-binding motif protein 25 isoform X2, whose translation MCLHRCLFSIFAGIMRYPSPYPAMVRPLFPPRPPGALSVVPAVPRPLVPGIPGVRPVMYPIIRPVIPSVTPAEKPQTTVYIGKIAPSVENDFMMSLLQFCGPVKSWKRPQDPANGTPRGFGFCEFESAEGVLRALRLLTKFNIDGQELMLNVNQATKEYLERYVEKKTENSKNFKETQVADTGKEDGTGIDGKKGEFSKSSAEDSNNDSDKGNKENHDLANFGIVTDEDKAGDREAIEKLTSMIEERLKTKPLPPPPPPSLAPADGSGNSNLELPSKSRDGDTDADIMRSVEGKNDDETSSDNKAASEQDRPETSSPDRSRGYDRRSRDRDRERDLKREKEREIERYERETERERVRKEREQRRKIEEAEREYEERLRDWEYREREKEKQRQYEKERDKERERKRRKEILHDEEDEDDDSRKRWRRSALEDRRRKRLREKEDDLADRLKEEEEIAESKRRDEEEKLQEKQKDELKLLSGHVLNESEMTNLAEGPIVESKDEAIEKDYDGDSGNENLAGDEVLQNGNGDESNMALMAEPDTRHNGSAPARKLGFGLVGSGKRAAVPSVFHEEEDDDARKEKKMRPLVPIDYSTEELQAVQPAVSGAQPPNLVAAAEFAKRISNVAPKEEKPDVERERSRRSHDRSSQRDRDRNEDNINRNRDDNKEKVPERDRDRDRNRDHGLDKVKTPDKQKLLDAKQLIDMIPKTKEELFLYEINWAVYDKHELHERMRPWISKKITEFLGEEETTLVDYIVSSTQEHVKASQMLEMLQAILDDEAEMFVLKMWRMLIFEIKKVETGLSLRSKS comes from the exons ATGTGTCTGCATAgatgtttattttcaatttttgcaGGAATTATGCGCTACCCCTCCCCATATCCAGCAATGGTTCGCCCCTTGTTTCCTCCACGCCCTCCTGGAGCACTTAGTGTGGTTCCAGCAGTGCCTCGACCCCTTGTTCCTGGGATTCCCGGTGTTCGCCCAGTTATGTACCCAATTATCAGGCCAGTAATTCCTTCTGTGACACCAGCTGAGAAACCACAAACCACAGTTTATATTGGCAAGATAGCACCATCCGTGGAAAATGATTTTATGATGTCCCTCCTTCAG TTTTGTGGACCTGTCAAGAGTTGGAAACGTCCTCAAGATCCTGCTAATGGAACTCCTAGAGGTTTTGGATTTTGTGAATTTGAATCTGCTGAAGGGGTTCTCCGAGCATTACGACTACTGACTAAATTTAACATTGATGGGCAAGAACTAATG TTAAATGTTAATCAAGCAACCAAAGAATATCTGGAGCGGTATGTcgaaaagaaaactgaaaactCAAAGAATTTCAAAGAGACTCAAGTAGCAGATACTGGCAAGGAGGATGGAACAGGCATTGATGGCAAGAAGGGTGAATTTTCCAAATCCTCTGCTGAGGACTCAAACAATGATAGTGACAAAGGgaacaaagaaaatcatgacCTTGCTAACTTTGGTATTGTGACTGATGAAGACAAGGCAGGTGACCGAGAGGCTATAGAGAAGCTTACTAGCATGATAGAAGAGAGGTTAAAGACCAAACCTCTACCTCCCCCTCCACCACCTTCACTAGCACCCGCAGATGGTTCTGGGAATTCAAATTTGGAATTGCCATCTAAATCAAGAGATGGTGACACCGATGCAGACATAATGAGAAGTG ttgaaggaaaaaatgatGACGAAACAAGCAGTGACAATAAAGCTGCAAGCGAACAGGACAGGCCTGAAACGAGCTCACCTGATAGGAGTAGAGGGTATGACAGGAGAAGCAGAGATAGAGACAGAGAACGAGATCTAAAACGGGAAAAAGAACGAGAAATTGAAAGATATGAAAGGGAAACAGAACGAGAGCGTGTTAGGAAAGAGAGGGAGCAAAGAAGGAAGATCGAGGAAGCTGAGCGTGAGTATGAAGAACGCCTCAGAGATTGGGAGTAtagggagagagagaaggagaaacagaggcaGTATGAGAAGGAGAGGGATAAGGAAAGAGAACGCAAACGAAGGAAGGAGATACTTCATGAcgaggaagatgaagatgatgattcgAGAAAAAGGTGGCGTAGAAGTGCTTTAGAGGATAGACGAAGGAAGAGACTACGGGAGAAGGAGGATGACTTGGCTGATAGGctcaaagaagaggaagaaattgcCGAGTCCAAGAGGAGAGACGAGGAAGAAAAGCTTCAGGAGAAACAGAAAGATGAATTGAAACTCTTGTCTGGACATGTCTTGAATGAAAGTGAAATGACCAATCTGGCAGAAGGACCTATTGTTGAAAGTAAAGATGAGGCCATTGAAAAAGACTATGATGGTGATTCTGGTAATGAAAACCTTGCAG GCGATGAGGTATTACAAAATGGTAATGGTGATGAATCAAACATGGCATTAATGGCTGAACCAGATACACGACATAATGGTAGTGCTCCTGCAAGAAAGTTGGGCTTTGGTTTAGTTGGCTCTGGAAAACGAGCTGCTGTCCCGTCTGTTTTCCATGAAGAGGAGGATGATGATGCACgtaaggagaagaagatgaggcCACTGGTTCCCATTGATTATTCAACTGAGGAGCTCCAGGCTGTCCAACCTGCTGTTTCTGGAGCACAGCCACCAAATCTTGTTGCCGCTGCAGAATTTGCAAAGCGAATATCAAATGTTGCTCCCAAAGAGGAGAAGCCTGATGTAGAGCGAGAAAGGAGCAGACGCTCTCACGATAGGTCTAGCCAGCGGGATAGGGACCGTAATGAGGACAACATTAATCGAAACAGAGATGATAACAAAGAGAAGGTTCCTGAACGGGACAGGGACAGGGACCGGAACCGAGATCATGGACTGGATAAAGTCAAGACACCAGATAAACAGAAGCTTTTGGATGCGAAGCAATTGATTGATATGATCCCAAAAACCAAGGAGGAGCTATTCTTATATGAGATAAATTGGGCTGTGTATGACAAG CATGAGCTTCATGAGAGAATGAGACCTTGGATATCAAAGAAGATTACAGAGTTCTTGGGAGAGGAAGAAACCACGTTGGTTGATTATATTGTATCGAGTACTCAGGAACATGTGAAGGCATCTCAAATGCTGGAGATGCTTCAGGCTATATTAGATGATGAAGCTGAAATGTTTGTCCTCAAGATGTGGAGGATGCTCATCTTTGAAATTAAGAAAGTGGAAACGGGCCTTTCTCTGAGGTCAAAATCATGA
- the LOC7459056 gene encoding RNA-binding motif protein 25 isoform X3 — protein MLLLCGIMRYPSPYPAMVRPLFPPRPPGALSVVPAVPRPLVPGIPGVRPVMYPIIRPVIPSVTPAEKPQTTVYIGKIAPSVENDFMMSLLQFCGPVKSWKRPQDPANGTPRGFGFCEFESAEGVLRALRLLTKFNIDGQELMLNVNQATKEYLERYVEKKTENSKNFKETQVADTGKEDGTGIDGKKGEFSKSSAEDSNNDSDKGNKENHDLANFGIVTDEDKAGDREAIEKLTSMIEERLKTKPLPPPPPPSLAPADGSGNSNLELPSKSRDGDTDADIMRSVEGKNDDETSSDNKAASEQDRPETSSPDRSRGYDRRSRDRDRERDLKREKEREIERYERETERERVRKEREQRRKIEEAEREYEERLRDWEYREREKEKQRQYEKERDKERERKRRKEILHDEEDEDDDSRKRWRRSALEDRRRKRLREKEDDLADRLKEEEEIAESKRRDEEEKLQEKQKDELKLLSGHVLNESEMTNLAEGPIVESKDEAIEKDYDGDSGNENLAGDEVLQNGNGDESNMALMAEPDTRHNGSAPARKLGFGLVGSGKRAAVPSVFHEEEDDDARKEKKMRPLVPIDYSTEELQAVQPAVSGAQPPNLVAAAEFAKRISNVAPKEEKPDVERERSRRSHDRSSQRDRDRNEDNINRNRDDNKEKVPERDRDRDRNRDHGLDKVKTPDKQKLLDAKQLIDMIPKTKEELFLYEINWAVYDKHELHERMRPWISKKITEFLGEEETTLVDYIVSSTQEHVKASQMLEMLQAILDDEAEMFVLKMWRMLIFEIKKVETGLSLRSKS, from the exons ATGCTTTTATTGTGTG GAATTATGCGCTACCCCTCCCCATATCCAGCAATGGTTCGCCCCTTGTTTCCTCCACGCCCTCCTGGAGCACTTAGTGTGGTTCCAGCAGTGCCTCGACCCCTTGTTCCTGGGATTCCCGGTGTTCGCCCAGTTATGTACCCAATTATCAGGCCAGTAATTCCTTCTGTGACACCAGCTGAGAAACCACAAACCACAGTTTATATTGGCAAGATAGCACCATCCGTGGAAAATGATTTTATGATGTCCCTCCTTCAG TTTTGTGGACCTGTCAAGAGTTGGAAACGTCCTCAAGATCCTGCTAATGGAACTCCTAGAGGTTTTGGATTTTGTGAATTTGAATCTGCTGAAGGGGTTCTCCGAGCATTACGACTACTGACTAAATTTAACATTGATGGGCAAGAACTAATG TTAAATGTTAATCAAGCAACCAAAGAATATCTGGAGCGGTATGTcgaaaagaaaactgaaaactCAAAGAATTTCAAAGAGACTCAAGTAGCAGATACTGGCAAGGAGGATGGAACAGGCATTGATGGCAAGAAGGGTGAATTTTCCAAATCCTCTGCTGAGGACTCAAACAATGATAGTGACAAAGGgaacaaagaaaatcatgacCTTGCTAACTTTGGTATTGTGACTGATGAAGACAAGGCAGGTGACCGAGAGGCTATAGAGAAGCTTACTAGCATGATAGAAGAGAGGTTAAAGACCAAACCTCTACCTCCCCCTCCACCACCTTCACTAGCACCCGCAGATGGTTCTGGGAATTCAAATTTGGAATTGCCATCTAAATCAAGAGATGGTGACACCGATGCAGACATAATGAGAAGTG ttgaaggaaaaaatgatGACGAAACAAGCAGTGACAATAAAGCTGCAAGCGAACAGGACAGGCCTGAAACGAGCTCACCTGATAGGAGTAGAGGGTATGACAGGAGAAGCAGAGATAGAGACAGAGAACGAGATCTAAAACGGGAAAAAGAACGAGAAATTGAAAGATATGAAAGGGAAACAGAACGAGAGCGTGTTAGGAAAGAGAGGGAGCAAAGAAGGAAGATCGAGGAAGCTGAGCGTGAGTATGAAGAACGCCTCAGAGATTGGGAGTAtagggagagagagaaggagaaacagaggcaGTATGAGAAGGAGAGGGATAAGGAAAGAGAACGCAAACGAAGGAAGGAGATACTTCATGAcgaggaagatgaagatgatgattcgAGAAAAAGGTGGCGTAGAAGTGCTTTAGAGGATAGACGAAGGAAGAGACTACGGGAGAAGGAGGATGACTTGGCTGATAGGctcaaagaagaggaagaaattgcCGAGTCCAAGAGGAGAGACGAGGAAGAAAAGCTTCAGGAGAAACAGAAAGATGAATTGAAACTCTTGTCTGGACATGTCTTGAATGAAAGTGAAATGACCAATCTGGCAGAAGGACCTATTGTTGAAAGTAAAGATGAGGCCATTGAAAAAGACTATGATGGTGATTCTGGTAATGAAAACCTTGCAG GCGATGAGGTATTACAAAATGGTAATGGTGATGAATCAAACATGGCATTAATGGCTGAACCAGATACACGACATAATGGTAGTGCTCCTGCAAGAAAGTTGGGCTTTGGTTTAGTTGGCTCTGGAAAACGAGCTGCTGTCCCGTCTGTTTTCCATGAAGAGGAGGATGATGATGCACgtaaggagaagaagatgaggcCACTGGTTCCCATTGATTATTCAACTGAGGAGCTCCAGGCTGTCCAACCTGCTGTTTCTGGAGCACAGCCACCAAATCTTGTTGCCGCTGCAGAATTTGCAAAGCGAATATCAAATGTTGCTCCCAAAGAGGAGAAGCCTGATGTAGAGCGAGAAAGGAGCAGACGCTCTCACGATAGGTCTAGCCAGCGGGATAGGGACCGTAATGAGGACAACATTAATCGAAACAGAGATGATAACAAAGAGAAGGTTCCTGAACGGGACAGGGACAGGGACCGGAACCGAGATCATGGACTGGATAAAGTCAAGACACCAGATAAACAGAAGCTTTTGGATGCGAAGCAATTGATTGATATGATCCCAAAAACCAAGGAGGAGCTATTCTTATATGAGATAAATTGGGCTGTGTATGACAAG CATGAGCTTCATGAGAGAATGAGACCTTGGATATCAAAGAAGATTACAGAGTTCTTGGGAGAGGAAGAAACCACGTTGGTTGATTATATTGTATCGAGTACTCAGGAACATGTGAAGGCATCTCAAATGCTGGAGATGCTTCAGGCTATATTAGATGATGAAGCTGAAATGTTTGTCCTCAAGATGTGGAGGATGCTCATCTTTGAAATTAAGAAAGTGGAAACGGGCCTTTCTCTGAGGTCAAAATCATGA